A section of the Stenotrophomonas acidaminiphila genome encodes:
- a CDS encoding acyl carrier protein — translation MSTIEERVKKIVVEQLGVKEEEVTNSASFVDDLGADSLDTVELVMALEEEFECEIPDEEAEKISTVQAAIDYIKAHVKA, via the coding sequence ATGAGCACCATCGAAGAACGCGTCAAGAAAATCGTCGTCGAACAGCTTGGCGTCAAGGAAGAGGAAGTCACCAACAGCGCATCGTTCGTCGATGACCTGGGCGCTGACTCGCTGGACACCGTCGAACTGGTGATGGCGCTGGAAGAAGAGTTCGAGTGCGAGATCCCGGACGAAGAAGCCGAGAAGATCAGCACCGTGCAGGCCGCCATCGATTACATCAAGGCCCACGTCAAGGCCTGA
- a CDS encoding beta-ketoacyl-[acyl-carrier-protein] synthase II produces MKRRVVVTGLGMVSPLGNDLASSWQGIIEGRSGIGPLTHIADAYLERFTTKIAGEVKEFDITADNEQFGKYRVSGKDAKKMDPFIHYGLGASFMALHDSGLEITEANAERVGAIIGAGIGGLLGIEEQTIEFHEGKKISPFYVPKTIINMLPGQLSIIAGLKGPSFSAVSACATSNHSIGTAMRMIQYGDADVMVVGGAERGSSPTAVGGFCAMKAMSTRNDDPARASRPWDKDRDGFVLGDGAGILILEEYEHAKARGAKIYCELAGFGASSDAYHMTAPSENGEGAARCMVAAMKDAGVTPEQVGYLNAHGTSTPLGDVGETMAMKTAFGDHAYRMMVSSTKSMTGHLLGAAGGVEAIFSVLALRDNVIPPTINLDEPGEGCDLDYVPNVARQARVDVVMSNGFGFGGTNGTLVFKRV; encoded by the coding sequence ATGAAGCGTCGCGTCGTCGTTACCGGCCTGGGCATGGTCTCGCCCCTGGGCAATGATCTGGCCAGCAGCTGGCAGGGCATCATCGAAGGCCGTTCCGGCATCGGTCCGCTGACCCACATCGCCGACGCCTACCTGGAACGCTTCACCACCAAGATCGCAGGTGAGGTCAAGGAGTTCGACATCACCGCCGACAACGAACAGTTCGGCAAGTACCGGGTCAGCGGCAAGGATGCCAAGAAGATGGACCCGTTCATCCATTACGGCCTCGGTGCCTCGTTCATGGCCCTGCACGATTCGGGCCTGGAGATCACCGAAGCCAACGCCGAGCGGGTCGGTGCCATCATCGGCGCCGGCATCGGCGGCCTGCTCGGCATCGAGGAACAGACCATCGAGTTCCACGAGGGCAAGAAGATCTCGCCCTTCTACGTGCCCAAGACCATCATCAACATGCTGCCGGGGCAGCTGAGCATCATCGCCGGCCTGAAGGGGCCGTCGTTCTCGGCGGTTTCGGCCTGCGCCACGTCCAATCACTCCATCGGCACCGCGATGCGCATGATCCAGTACGGCGACGCGGACGTGATGGTGGTCGGCGGCGCCGAGCGCGGCTCCTCGCCGACCGCCGTGGGCGGCTTCTGCGCGATGAAGGCCATGTCCACCCGCAACGATGACCCGGCCCGCGCCTCGCGGCCGTGGGACAAGGACCGCGACGGCTTCGTGCTGGGCGACGGCGCCGGCATCCTGATCCTCGAGGAATACGAGCACGCCAAGGCGCGCGGCGCGAAGATCTACTGCGAACTGGCCGGCTTCGGCGCCAGCTCCGACGCGTACCACATGACCGCACCGAGCGAGAACGGCGAAGGCGCCGCGCGCTGCATGGTCGCGGCGATGAAGGACGCCGGCGTCACCCCGGAGCAGGTCGGTTACCTCAACGCGCACGGCACCTCGACGCCGCTGGGCGACGTGGGCGAGACCATGGCGATGAAGACCGCCTTCGGCGACCACGCCTACCGGATGATGGTCAGCTCCACCAAGTCGATGACCGGCCACCTGCTCGGCGCCGCCGGCGGCGTGGAAGCGATCTTCTCGGTGCTGGCGCTGCGCGACAACGTGATCCCGCCGACCATCAACTTGGACGAGCCGGGTGAAGGCTGCGACCTGGACTACGTGCCCAATGTCGCGCGCCAGGCCAGGGTCGACGTGGTGATGTCCAACGGCTTCGGCTTCGGCGGCACCAACGGCACGCTGGTGTTCAAGCGCGTCTGA